One part of the Marinihelvus fidelis genome encodes these proteins:
- a CDS encoding NAD-dependent epimerase/dehydratase family protein → MKVLFIGGTGKISTACSRLALERAVDLTLLNRGRRHCIEGAREITVDIDDTAAVSAALGDESWDVVVDFISFSPDDLRRRVEWFRGRVGQFHFISSASCYQKPVTHYPVTESTPLDNPFWAYSRDKIACEEYLLSALREEAFPAVIIRPSFTYDHTMVPLSLNSWHAPYTLIDRMRRGAPIVVPGDGTSLWQLTHNSDFARGLLGLFGHPGVVGHALHITTDELVTWNMAYRALADAAGVAEPDLVHIASDFIVDCLPEHEGGLHGDKTESVILDNTKIKQFVPDYVATTRFIDGIRHSVEWYDADPARRVIDETFNDECDRLVAAYREGLASAKAVFGR, encoded by the coding sequence ATGAAAGTGCTCTTTATCGGCGGTACCGGCAAGATCAGCACGGCATGCTCCAGGCTTGCACTGGAGCGCGCCGTTGACCTGACCCTGCTTAACCGGGGCCGGCGCCACTGTATCGAAGGCGCTCGCGAGATCACGGTGGACATCGACGACACGGCAGCGGTGAGCGCCGCGCTCGGGGATGAAAGTTGGGACGTGGTGGTCGACTTCATCAGCTTCTCGCCCGATGACCTGCGCCGGCGGGTGGAATGGTTTCGTGGCCGGGTAGGGCAGTTTCACTTCATCAGCTCGGCCAGTTGCTACCAGAAGCCGGTCACTCACTACCCGGTGACCGAGTCGACGCCGTTGGACAATCCGTTCTGGGCGTATTCGCGCGACAAGATCGCCTGCGAGGAATACCTGCTGTCGGCTTTGCGTGAAGAAGCGTTTCCGGCCGTCATCATCCGGCCCTCGTTCACCTATGACCACACCATGGTGCCGCTGTCGCTGAACAGCTGGCATGCGCCGTACACACTGATCGACCGCATGCGTCGGGGGGCGCCGATCGTGGTGCCCGGCGATGGTACGTCGCTGTGGCAGTTGACCCACAATTCGGACTTTGCCCGGGGGTTGCTGGGCCTGTTCGGGCATCCCGGCGTGGTGGGTCACGCGCTGCACATCACCACCGACGAACTGGTGACCTGGAACATGGCCTATCGCGCGCTGGCGGACGCGGCGGGGGTCGCCGAGCCGGACCTGGTACACATCGCTTCGGATTTCATCGTCGATTGCCTTCCCGAACACGAGGGCGGCCTGCATGGCGACAAGACCGAATCGGTGATCCTGGACAACACCAAGATCAAGCAGTTCGTACCCGACTACGTGGCCACGACGCGCTTCATCGACGGCATCCGCCACAGTGTCGAGTGGTATGACGCCGATCCGGCGAGGCGGGTCATTGACGAGACGTTCAACGACGAGTGCGACCGCCTGGTCGCCGCCTACCGCGAGGGCCTGGCTTCGGCGAAAGCCGTCTTCGGGCGCTGA
- a CDS encoding glycoside hydrolase family 5 protein has product MALLLVGGAMAFTLLTTPAGSTGEPGSGDSVQVAPVAAVVESGAVPAAVARAGDAYLRGAHWFGDGWAVNFWNTDLLAVAREDFTALKADGFNAVVLVIPWPGFAADRTDGRLVPERTRRLGELIDLAAAFDLDVVVRIGYAWDSAVEAPEGWLLDMWHDPRVYQGWLDYIQSLWDAVGERDNVKFGFICWEDLWAVTWMNGFEEPARREMAQAIGYRDWLSERVTLEQASDRYGVSFTGWSDVPLPRKDEPAYGWFLEFLDYAWIERFFKPAQARFPSLSMEIRIDSDPVLDANGEFDYWHSHEAAWDLPGAPWTTIYWSPAMGGLNQGEQLAPETAVERLQYMLERVRAVTGTRPIFIDQYLVEDFTPGFENNGRIATSAVPDFLEQAAPVMAAYAQGYALWTWKDYRHDAIPSPDFSIDAAPWTFSAGVDDTPAPGLALDAGQGLARSFGIGEFHAPGGPEAADLCVVARAGDGTTGLTVVAPTDPDSPMRLPATGERECVAVDVADVTRIELQAEDAMIIDSLVFSGFTQPSGIREVGGQRKPVATDWVRFNQALEQRAPAPFQLYPDGWMGKALDVDLDLATGADLDVVIETTLPTGWPFQPVLAVQVDGQPVGEAICGTDEPARFLLPDDVRNGRARLTLTVDRLHQPEGDERYLGCQVLRVQTAPSGAQ; this is encoded by the coding sequence TTGGCCCTGCTGCTCGTCGGCGGTGCCATGGCGTTCACGCTGCTGACGACACCCGCCGGATCGACGGGCGAGCCGGGCTCCGGAGATAGCGTCCAGGTGGCGCCCGTGGCGGCCGTGGTCGAATCCGGCGCCGTGCCCGCCGCGGTGGCGCGAGCCGGCGACGCGTACCTGCGTGGCGCGCACTGGTTTGGTGATGGCTGGGCGGTGAATTTCTGGAATACGGACCTGCTGGCGGTGGCGCGCGAGGACTTCACCGCCCTGAAGGCTGACGGGTTCAACGCGGTGGTGCTGGTAATTCCGTGGCCTGGCTTTGCCGCTGACAGGACGGACGGTCGGCTGGTGCCCGAGCGGACACGGCGGCTGGGCGAACTGATTGACCTGGCGGCCGCGTTCGACCTGGACGTGGTGGTGCGCATTGGCTACGCCTGGGATTCGGCGGTCGAGGCGCCCGAGGGCTGGTTGCTCGATATGTGGCACGACCCGCGCGTTTACCAGGGCTGGCTCGACTACATCCAGTCGCTGTGGGACGCGGTGGGCGAGCGTGACAACGTGAAGTTCGGCTTTATCTGCTGGGAAGACCTGTGGGCCGTGACCTGGATGAACGGCTTCGAAGAGCCCGCGCGCCGCGAGATGGCGCAGGCCATCGGCTATCGCGACTGGCTGTCCGAGCGGGTGACGCTGGAGCAGGCGTCTGACCGGTATGGCGTGTCGTTCACGGGCTGGAGCGATGTGCCGCTGCCGCGCAAGGACGAGCCGGCCTATGGCTGGTTCCTGGAATTCCTGGATTACGCCTGGATCGAGCGTTTCTTCAAACCCGCCCAGGCGCGGTTCCCGAGCCTGTCAATGGAGATCCGCATCGATTCCGACCCGGTGTTGGATGCCAACGGTGAGTTCGACTACTGGCACTCACACGAGGCGGCCTGGGACCTGCCCGGCGCGCCGTGGACCACGATCTACTGGTCGCCGGCCATGGGCGGGCTGAACCAGGGCGAGCAACTGGCGCCGGAAACGGCCGTCGAGCGGTTGCAGTACATGCTGGAGCGGGTGCGTGCGGTAACCGGTACGCGGCCAATCTTCATCGACCAGTACCTGGTCGAGGATTTCACCCCCGGTTTCGAGAACAATGGCCGCATCGCGACCAGCGCCGTACCGGACTTTCTCGAGCAGGCGGCGCCGGTGATGGCCGCCTACGCGCAGGGCTACGCGCTGTGGACCTGGAAGGACTACCGACACGACGCCATTCCCAGCCCGGATTTCAGTATCGACGCGGCGCCGTGGACCTTTTCGGCCGGTGTCGACGACACGCCGGCGCCAGGCCTGGCGCTGGACGCCGGGCAGGGGCTGGCGCGATCGTTCGGTATCGGTGAATTTCATGCACCCGGCGGGCCGGAGGCCGCCGACCTGTGCGTTGTCGCCCGTGCCGGGGACGGCACGACCGGGCTGACCGTCGTGGCGCCCACCGATCCGGACTCGCCGATGCGCCTGCCCGCGACCGGCGAGCGCGAGTGCGTCGCGGTCGACGTGGCCGATGTGACCCGGATCGAACTGCAGGCCGAGGACGCGATGATCATCGACAGCCTGGTCTTCTCCGGCTTTACGCAGCCGTCCGGTATCCGCGAAGTCGGCGGCCAGCGCAAGCCGGTGGCCACGGACTGGGTGCGGTTCAACCAGGCGCTGGAGCAGCGCGCGCCGGCGCCGTTCCAGCTGTACCCGGACGGCTGGATGGGCAAGGCGCTGGACGTGGACCTGGACCTGGCCACGGGCGCGGACCTGGATGTGGTGATCGAAACCACGTTGCCGACAGGCTGGCCTTTTCAGCCGGTTCTGGCGGTCCAGGTCGATGGCCAGCCTGTCGGTGAGGCAATTTGCGGCACTGACGAACCGGCCCGGTTTTTGCTACCGGACGATGTAAGGAATGGGCGAGCACGGCTCACGCTGACGGTGGACCGCCTCCATCAACCGGAGGGTGATGAACGCTACCTGGGTTGCCAGGTGCTGCGCGTGCAGACGGCCCCAAGTGGAGCGCAATAA
- a CDS encoding sulfotransferase, which produces MPATEAWAILAAAGAACIAAVELFLRWPFIARIEAVNRVSHRVLDTVRSERISDHWKEQVLPRYAGRILLASLQLAGLLVLWLAAVSAVYVLVAAAISRDWAFATESLASGRVQLLLVGLGVGWGFIRSRIGGNGATEDYSPASKMLHRLALDSLGVRDLSCRVDQALAGKKVRTTTVQQPVYVTGLARAGTTIVLESLYASGEFASLTYRSMPFVMAPWTWGAMAGSGRNDGEKRERAHGDRIRIGQDSPEAFEEVFWNTYTGRDTLVPGGLKPAGEPNNALLERYRDWVRRILARDQRRTGLAQPRRYLAKNNNHVLRIDALRAAFPDAIIVTPFRDPLRHALSLLRQHQRFLARHGQDPFALEYMNWLGHHEFGAGHRPFLVGDQQRPENAGALLDPRYWLDYWTEVHAWLLETHGDQLIWLDYEQLCTTPGRALAELASRLGLPTDALADQAAGISAPAPIDTAGLDITVPGRTEALYQALRTRAARD; this is translated from the coding sequence ATGCCGGCCACTGAAGCCTGGGCCATCCTGGCGGCGGCCGGTGCCGCCTGCATTGCCGCCGTCGAACTGTTCCTGCGCTGGCCCTTTATTGCCCGAATCGAGGCCGTCAACCGGGTATCACACCGCGTGCTGGACACTGTCCGGTCCGAGCGAATCTCCGATCACTGGAAAGAACAGGTCCTGCCACGCTATGCCGGCCGCATCCTGCTGGCCAGCCTGCAACTGGCCGGCCTGCTGGTCCTGTGGCTGGCCGCCGTTTCCGCGGTCTACGTACTGGTCGCGGCCGCCATCAGCCGCGACTGGGCCTTCGCGACCGAGAGCCTGGCCAGTGGCCGGGTGCAGTTGCTGCTCGTGGGTCTGGGTGTCGGCTGGGGCTTCATTCGCTCGCGAATCGGTGGCAACGGGGCGACGGAAGACTATTCACCGGCCTCAAAAATGCTGCATCGCCTGGCCCTGGACAGTCTTGGCGTCCGTGACCTGTCCTGCCGGGTCGACCAGGCACTGGCGGGTAAAAAGGTCCGTACGACGACGGTGCAACAGCCGGTTTACGTCACCGGCCTGGCCCGCGCCGGCACGACGATCGTGCTGGAAAGCCTTTACGCCAGTGGCGAGTTCGCGTCACTGACCTACCGGTCGATGCCGTTTGTCATGGCCCCGTGGACATGGGGCGCCATGGCCGGAAGCGGCCGCAATGACGGCGAAAAACGCGAGCGCGCCCACGGCGACCGCATCAGGATCGGCCAGGACAGCCCCGAGGCGTTCGAAGAAGTGTTCTGGAACACGTATACCGGGCGGGACACGCTCGTGCCGGGTGGGCTGAAGCCCGCCGGCGAGCCGAACAACGCCCTGCTCGAGCGCTACCGCGACTGGGTCCGGCGCATCCTGGCCAGGGACCAGCGCCGGACAGGGCTCGCCCAGCCCCGGCGATACCTGGCCAAGAACAACAACCACGTGCTGAGAATCGACGCGCTGCGCGCCGCGTTTCCCGACGCGATCATCGTCACGCCATTCCGCGACCCGCTGCGCCACGCGCTGTCACTGCTACGCCAGCACCAACGCTTCCTGGCGCGTCATGGCCAGGACCCGTTCGCCCTCGAATACATGAACTGGCTGGGTCACCACGAGTTTGGCGCCGGGCACCGGCCGTTCCTGGTGGGCGACCAGCAACGCCCTGAGAACGCTGGGGCACTACTGGACCCGCGTTACTGGCTCGACTATTGGACGGAAGTCCATGCCTGGCTGCTTGAAACGCACGGGGACCAGCTCATCTGGCTGGACTATGAACAGCTTTGCACCACGCCAGGCCGGGCCCTGGCTGAGCTGGCGAGTCGCCTTGGCCTGCCCACCGATGCCCTGGCCGACCAGGCGGCCGGCATCAGCGCACCGGCGCCCATCGACACGGCCGGCCTGGACATCACCGTGCCTGGCCGCACGGAAGCGCTCTACCAGGCGCTCCGTACACGCGCTGCCCGGGACTGA